One stretch of Haladaptatus sp. R4 DNA includes these proteins:
- a CDS encoding DNA methyltransferase, translated as MQTFLRLQYEKSDELPSEFGHDIRTPELFVEKFITEFSDEGDIILDPFAGFGTTMKVAEELGRVSYGIEYEEDRVAFIRERIEHEDNVVHGTVFDLHDYELPTFDLCLTSPPYMAEEGETNPFQNYTGESSYAKYLADFRRAFAIVKECLVDDAPVLVDISNLKNDGNVTTLVWDAGGILSELFHFEGEIVVGWETDDSEERDGNYDYGYDHNYCLVFRNRE; from the coding sequence ATGCAGACGTTTCTTCGATTACAGTACGAGAAATCCGACGAACTCCCGTCCGAATTCGGGCACGATATTCGAACGCCCGAATTGTTCGTCGAGAAGTTCATCACGGAGTTTTCCGACGAGGGGGACATCATTCTCGACCCCTTCGCTGGATTCGGAACGACAATGAAAGTCGCCGAGGAGTTGGGTCGGGTTTCCTACGGAATCGAATACGAAGAAGACAGGGTGGCGTTCATTCGCGAACGCATCGAACACGAGGACAACGTCGTCCACGGCACCGTCTTCGATCTCCACGATTACGAGTTGCCGACGTTCGATCTGTGTCTCACTTCGCCACCGTACATGGCCGAGGAGGGGGAAACCAATCCGTTTCAGAACTACACCGGGGAGAGCAGCTACGCGAAGTATTTGGCGGATTTTCGGCGCGCATTCGCAATCGTCAAGGAGTGCCTGGTTGACGACGCCCCTGTTCTCGTGGATATCTCGAACCTGAAAAACGACGGGAACGTGACGACCCTGGTGTGGGACGCTGGCGGAATTCTCTCGGAACTGTTCCACTTCGAGGGAGAAATCGTGGTGGGGTGGGAAACGGACGACAGTGAGGAACGGGACGGTAACTACGACTACGGCTACGATCACAACTACTGTCTCGTGTTCCGCAACCGTGAGTAA
- the guaB gene encoding IMP dehydrogenase, whose translation MANDSTNDGPYSEKLRVPEALTFDDVLLRPKESRVEPDDADVKSRVSKNVELNVPVLSAAMDTVTESDMAIEMARQGGLGVLHRNMDVDQMVAEIERVKHADELIIRDVVTASPKQTVREVDRMMAHEGVSGAPVVDEDDEVLGIISGTDIRPYLEVGEKDEVQEAMTDEVITAMEDVTAREALELMYEHKIERVPIVDDEDHLTGLVTMQGVLQRREYGEAIRDDDGHLRVGAAVGPFETDRAVAADEAGADVLFIDCAHAHNLNVIDGAREIKESVDADVVVGNIGTREAAEDIVDFADGLKVGIGPGSICTTRVVSGSGMPQITAISQVADVAIQHDVPVIADGGIRYSGDAIKSIAAGADAVMLGSYFAGTDEAPGRVITIEGKKYKQYRGMGSVGAMKSGDGSRYLKDEPQDEDEYVPEGVEAAKPYKGTLESELHQLVGGMQSGMGYVGAETIPSFKERSEFVRISPAGQQESHAHDVMITDEAPNYSPGE comes from the coding sequence ATGGCGAACGATTCTACCAACGACGGGCCGTATTCCGAGAAACTCCGCGTACCGGAGGCGCTCACCTTCGACGACGTACTCCTGCGCCCGAAGGAGAGCCGCGTCGAACCGGACGACGCCGACGTGAAATCACGAGTCTCGAAGAACGTCGAACTCAACGTCCCGGTCCTGTCCGCGGCGATGGACACCGTCACGGAGAGCGATATGGCGATAGAGATGGCACGACAGGGTGGACTGGGCGTTCTCCATCGAAACATGGACGTCGACCAGATGGTCGCCGAAATCGAGCGCGTCAAACACGCCGACGAACTCATCATCCGTGACGTCGTGACGGCGAGTCCGAAACAGACGGTTCGCGAAGTGGACCGGATGATGGCGCACGAGGGCGTCAGCGGCGCACCCGTGGTCGACGAAGACGACGAAGTGCTCGGCATCATCTCCGGCACCGACATCCGCCCGTACCTCGAAGTCGGCGAGAAGGACGAAGTGCAGGAAGCGATGACCGACGAGGTCATCACCGCCATGGAAGACGTGACCGCGCGCGAGGCGCTCGAACTCATGTACGAACACAAGATCGAGCGCGTTCCCATCGTGGACGACGAGGACCACCTCACCGGACTCGTCACCATGCAGGGCGTCCTCCAGCGCCGGGAGTACGGCGAGGCGATCCGCGACGACGACGGCCACCTCCGCGTCGGTGCCGCCGTCGGGCCGTTCGAAACGGACCGCGCCGTCGCCGCGGACGAAGCGGGTGCCGACGTGTTGTTCATTGACTGTGCGCACGCGCACAACCTGAACGTCATCGACGGCGCGCGGGAAATCAAAGAATCGGTCGATGCCGACGTCGTCGTCGGCAACATCGGCACGCGGGAGGCCGCGGAGGACATCGTGGACTTCGCCGACGGACTGAAAGTCGGTATCGGACCGGGAAGCATCTGTACCACCCGCGTCGTCAGCGGGTCGGGCATGCCACAGATCACCGCCATCTCGCAGGTGGCCGACGTCGCGATCCAACACGACGTTCCCGTCATCGCCGACGGCGGGATTCGGTACTCAGGCGACGCCATCAAGTCCATCGCGGCGGGTGCCGACGCCGTCATGCTCGGGTCGTACTTCGCGGGTACCGACGAGGCACCGGGCCGCGTCATCACCATCGAGGGTAAGAAGTACAAGCAGTACCGCGGCATGGGCAGCGTCGGCGCGATGAAGAGCGGCGACGGCAGCCGCTATCTCAAGGACGAACCGCAAGACGAAGACGAGTACGTCCCCGAAGGTGTCGAGGCGGCGAAACCGTACAAGGGAACGCTCGAAAGCGAACTCCACCAACTCGTCGGCGGCATGCAGTCCGGCATGGGCTACGTCGGCGCGGAGACGATTCCGTCGTTCAAGGAGCGCTCGGAGTTCGTCCGTATCTCGCCCGCTGGCCAGCAGGAGAGCCACGCACACGACGTGATGATCACTGACGAAGCGCCGAATTACAGCCCCGGCGAGTAA
- a CDS encoding DUF5794 domain-containing protein codes for MSSSQHPVAYRLERQVGGATKLLATVMGLPLVDGIFPAMVLAGALSSPVGIIQVGLLVFGGSATVAVILAEMDGTPREQAMTVLAVGVVLIAVAGIEAAFAPTIASALKMETFERFAALVIAAIAAKTASARIGEYLPSPGVIVGFGLLASLQPAGFQVKAIEATQIVPAVAAAGTGVAFALAIALTSPWLRGVVDIDRFRFGSAVALGVLPLSILGFAPGRAPLFVLVVTSLLALDPGEHVESAVEAAEEAAGKPGPVAPNRNRPLTSRRRP; via the coding sequence ATGAGTAGCTCACAACACCCGGTCGCCTATCGCTTAGAGCGACAAGTAGGCGGCGCGACGAAGTTGCTCGCGACGGTCATGGGGCTTCCCCTCGTGGACGGCATCTTCCCGGCGATGGTGCTCGCCGGTGCGTTGAGTTCCCCGGTCGGCATCATTCAGGTCGGTCTGCTCGTCTTCGGCGGCAGTGCGACCGTCGCGGTCATCCTCGCCGAGATGGACGGCACCCCGCGTGAACAGGCGATGACCGTCCTCGCGGTCGGTGTCGTCCTGATCGCCGTCGCTGGCATCGAGGCCGCGTTCGCGCCGACCATCGCGAGCGCGTTGAAGATGGAGACCTTCGAGCGCTTCGCCGCGCTGGTCATCGCCGCCATCGCCGCGAAGACCGCGAGTGCACGCATCGGCGAATATTTGCCGAGCCCCGGAGTCATCGTCGGCTTCGGCCTGCTCGCCAGCCTGCAACCCGCTGGCTTCCAAGTCAAGGCCATCGAAGCGACCCAAATCGTCCCCGCCGTCGCGGCGGCCGGGACGGGTGTCGCGTTCGCGCTCGCCATCGCACTCACCTCACCGTGGCTGCGCGGCGTCGTGGACATCGATCGCTTCCGCTTCGGCAGCGCGGTCGCGCTGGGCGTCCTACCCCTGTCGATACTCGGCTTCGCACCGGGTCGCGCCCCGCTGTTCGTCCTCGTGGTCACCAGCCTGTTGGCGCTCGACCCCGGCGAACACGTCGAGTCTGCCGTCGAAGCGGCCGAGGAGGCCGCCGGAAAGCCGGGACCGGTCGCGCCGAATCGCAACCGGCCGCTGACGAGTCGCAGGCGGCCGTGA
- a CDS encoding DUF5795 family protein, translating into MPDNRVVQGRMVTPKRLAELVEDDSVMEADRIEDAERQCPDCGGDVLKVGYMPSVTAFVTGYKCQDCDWGTREE; encoded by the coding sequence ATGCCGGATAATCGCGTCGTGCAGGGACGGATGGTGACGCCGAAGCGACTGGCCGAACTGGTAGAGGACGATTCCGTGATGGAAGCCGACCGCATCGAGGACGCCGAGCGACAGTGCCCCGACTGCGGCGGCGATGTGCTCAAGGTCGGCTACATGCCGAGCGTCACGGCGTTCGTGACGGGATATAAATGCCAAGATTGTGATTGGGGGACGCGGGAGGAATAG
- a CDS encoding metal-dependent hydrolase, which translates to MMPWGHAAFGYALYSLGHRAWTRAPPSGKAVLAALFGTQLPDLVDKPLSWGLHLFPQGYSVAHSVFVAIPIGLLVIALGVYYDKADIGAAFAVGYWSHLVGDIIVAFMEHHASPFDRVLWPVVTLPPYHHSVSLFDRAFHIIGAFFQSLTAKQQLMVLGIYLAPYFCVFILWLVDGAPVVSELKQAVVGR; encoded by the coding sequence ATGATGCCGTGGGGGCACGCCGCGTTCGGGTACGCCCTGTACTCACTCGGGCATCGCGCGTGGACGCGCGCGCCGCCGTCCGGGAAAGCGGTGCTCGCCGCCCTCTTCGGAACGCAACTTCCCGACCTCGTGGACAAACCCCTCTCGTGGGGACTCCACCTCTTCCCACAGGGGTACTCCGTCGCCCACTCGGTGTTCGTCGCCATCCCCATCGGCCTGCTCGTCATCGCCCTCGGGGTGTACTACGACAAGGCCGACATCGGTGCCGCGTTCGCTGTCGGCTACTGGTCGCACCTCGTCGGGGACATCATCGTCGCGTTCATGGAACACCACGCGTCGCCGTTCGACCGCGTGTTGTGGCCCGTGGTGACTCTTCCGCCGTATCACCATTCGGTGTCGCTGTTCGACCGCGCCTTCCACATCATCGGCGCGTTCTTTCAATCGCTCACGGCGAAACAGCAGTTGATGGTGCTCGGCATCTACCTCGCACCGTACTTCTGCGTGTTCATCCTCTGGCTCGTGGACGGCGCACCGGTCGTTTCGGAGCTAAAGCAGGCGGTTGTCGGGCGATAG
- a CDS encoding HalOD1 output domain-containing protein gives MVDSPSDERMGIEIEDVSDDNPAETSSTYVFDIEKEMANGHTCAGIVRAIATVMDEEPSRMQPLHTAVNCDALDALFRTRRYGDARDNVSLTFHYDVYEVTADAKGKVVVKE, from the coding sequence GTGGTCGATTCACCAAGTGATGAACGGATGGGAATAGAGATAGAGGACGTCAGTGACGACAACCCAGCGGAAACGTCCTCGACGTACGTCTTCGACATCGAGAAAGAGATGGCGAACGGGCACACCTGCGCCGGTATCGTCCGGGCCATCGCTACCGTCATGGACGAGGAGCCGAGCCGAATGCAACCGCTCCACACCGCCGTCAACTGCGACGCCCTCGATGCGCTGTTCCGAACCCGCCGCTACGGGGACGCCCGCGATAACGTGTCTCTCACCTTTCACTACGACGTCTACGAAGTGACCGCCGACGCGAAGGGCAAAGTCGTCGTGAAAGAGTAA
- a CDS encoding HalOD1 output domain-containing protein, whose product MVAPDEESPNEDERLSIRVINAIAEHEGTTPTEIRPVLYDTIDPDALDSLFSATHQGDTRADGNVEFRYGPHRVTVHSDGRIEIERVRDSGPLSSTSETASGDN is encoded by the coding sequence ATGGTCGCTCCCGACGAAGAAAGTCCAAACGAGGATGAAAGACTCAGCATCCGGGTCATCAACGCGATTGCCGAGCACGAAGGCACGACGCCGACCGAAATTAGGCCGGTACTGTACGATACCATCGACCCCGACGCGCTCGATTCCCTCTTTTCTGCGACCCATCAGGGAGACACCCGAGCGGACGGCAACGTCGAATTTCGCTACGGTCCCCATCGAGTGACGGTCCACAGCGATGGTCGAATAGAAATCGAGCGTGTCCGGGACTCCGGACCGCTCTCTTCCACCTCCGAGACGGCGTCGGGAGACAACTAA
- the tpiA gene encoding triose-phosphate isomerase, which produces MFVLVNLKAYPCDPIEISEAARDVADDYGVDIAVAPQAAHLSRVADTGVETWGQHVSPVEHGSHTGSTLAEAVADAGATGTMLNHSECRLKLADIDAGLDAAERVGLDTTVCANNPEQVGAAAALGPDAVAVEPPELIGTGTPVSKADPDIVTDAVAAAEAVSDDVSVYCGAGISTGEDLVAAGELGAEGVLLASGVAKADDPKAALENLVEPL; this is translated from the coding sequence ATGTTCGTACTCGTCAATCTCAAGGCGTATCCGTGCGACCCAATCGAAATCTCGGAGGCGGCTCGCGACGTTGCAGACGACTACGGCGTCGATATCGCCGTGGCACCGCAGGCGGCCCACCTCTCTCGCGTGGCCGACACCGGCGTCGAAACGTGGGGACAACACGTCAGTCCGGTCGAACACGGTAGCCACACTGGGAGCACCCTCGCGGAGGCAGTCGCCGACGCGGGTGCGACAGGCACGATGCTCAACCACTCCGAATGCAGGCTCAAACTCGCGGACATCGACGCCGGACTCGACGCCGCCGAGCGCGTCGGCCTCGACACGACGGTCTGTGCCAACAACCCCGAACAGGTCGGCGCGGCCGCCGCCCTCGGACCGGACGCCGTAGCCGTCGAACCGCCGGAGCTCATCGGCACCGGTACGCCCGTCAGCAAGGCCGACCCGGACATCGTCACCGACGCCGTGGCCGCCGCGGAAGCCGTCTCGGACGACGTGAGCGTCTACTGTGGCGCGGGAATCAGCACCGGCGAGGACCTCGTGGCGGCGGGGGAACTCGGCGCCGAAGGCGTTCTCCTGGCAAGCGGCGTCGCAAAGGCCGACGACCCGAAAGCCGCGCTGGAAAACCTCGTGGAACCGCTCTAA
- a CDS encoding DUF4349 domain-containing protein produces MAGSHRRLVALSLVVLVVLAGCAGMGGNDAAKNDAARENGGGSNHADRGSSNGQSDSAPQSALSVQQRMLVRNGNVSLSVEDFEETRTTLTRLAGKRGGFVSDSSQRVHRRGNRTWKSGEVVFRVPKSNFSAFFDRAKGMGDVEHSNTATIDVTDQLVDLKARLTNLRSQRDKLRSLYENASDTDAVLSVQKRLSDVQSEIERLEAKQKSLKNRVAYSTVTVTMHESVPASDTKVSREKSWYDAGVVAAFLDSIDSVAVVLRALVVGAAYALPYFAVLGIPVGAVVVFWRRQ; encoded by the coding sequence ATGGCAGGTAGTCACAGGCGGTTGGTCGCGCTCTCGCTGGTCGTCCTCGTCGTCCTCGCCGGGTGCGCCGGAATGGGCGGCAACGACGCGGCGAAGAACGATGCCGCGCGCGAAAACGGTGGCGGGTCGAACCACGCCGACCGCGGGAGTTCGAACGGGCAGAGCGACTCGGCTCCACAGTCGGCGCTGTCGGTCCAACAGCGGATGCTCGTACGGAACGGAAACGTCTCTCTGTCGGTCGAAGACTTCGAGGAGACGCGGACGACGCTGACCCGACTCGCCGGAAAACGTGGTGGGTTCGTCAGCGATTCGAGTCAGCGCGTCCACCGACGGGGTAACCGGACGTGGAAGTCCGGCGAAGTCGTCTTCCGCGTCCCGAAGTCGAACTTCTCGGCGTTTTTCGACCGAGCCAAAGGAATGGGAGACGTCGAACACTCGAACACCGCGACGATTGACGTGACCGACCAACTGGTGGACTTGAAGGCGCGACTGACGAACCTCCGATCACAGCGCGACAAACTCAGATCGCTCTACGAGAACGCGAGCGATACCGACGCCGTTCTCTCCGTCCAGAAACGCCTCTCGGACGTGCAGTCCGAAATCGAGCGACTGGAGGCGAAGCAAAAATCGCTGAAGAATCGAGTCGCCTACTCGACGGTCACGGTGACGATGCACGAGTCGGTGCCCGCTTCCGACACGAAGGTCTCCCGCGAGAAGTCGTGGTACGACGCGGGCGTCGTGGCGGCGTTCCTCGATTCTATCGACAGCGTCGCCGTCGTACTCCGCGCTCTCGTCGTCGGCGCGGCGTACGCCCTCCCGTACTTCGCCGTCCTCGGAATCCCGGTCGGCGCGGTGGTCGTCTTCTGGCGACGGCAGTAA
- a CDS encoding TIGR03557 family F420-dependent LLM class oxidoreductase, producing MTEIGYTVSSEEHGPNELVEHAVRAEEVGFEFASISDHFHPWVGQQGNAPFVWSTLGGIAQATDDLPVGVGVNCPIMRIHPVNVAHAAATAATMFEGDFFLGVGTGERLNEHVTGEHWPEHSVRLEMLEEAIEIIRKLWQGGQQSYYGDHFTVENARLFTLPEEPPDIVVSAFGDTAARAAAELGDGFWSVGPQDVIETWEDAGGEGPRYSQMTVCYAEDEEDAIDTAHEWWPNSALTGELNSQLPTPTHFEQACEMVTREDIAEGNIITDPNPETHIENLEGFADAGYDHVYVHQIGPDQESFFQFYEEEVLPEVA from the coding sequence ATGACGGAAATCGGCTACACGGTTTCGAGCGAGGAGCACGGGCCGAACGAGTTGGTCGAGCACGCCGTCCGGGCCGAGGAGGTCGGTTTCGAGTTCGCGTCCATCTCCGACCACTTCCACCCGTGGGTCGGCCAACAGGGGAACGCGCCGTTCGTCTGGTCCACGTTGGGCGGCATCGCACAGGCTACCGACGACCTACCGGTCGGCGTCGGGGTGAACTGTCCCATCATGCGAATCCACCCGGTGAACGTGGCGCACGCCGCCGCCACCGCCGCGACGATGTTCGAGGGCGACTTCTTCCTCGGCGTCGGGACGGGCGAACGCCTGAACGAGCACGTCACGGGCGAGCACTGGCCCGAACATTCGGTCCGATTGGAGATGCTCGAAGAGGCCATCGAGATCATCCGAAAACTGTGGCAGGGCGGACAACAGAGCTACTACGGCGACCACTTCACCGTCGAGAACGCGCGCCTCTTCACGCTGCCCGAGGAGCCGCCGGATATCGTTGTTTCGGCGTTCGGCGACACGGCGGCCCGCGCCGCCGCCGAACTCGGGGACGGGTTCTGGAGCGTCGGCCCGCAGGACGTGATCGAAACGTGGGAGGACGCGGGTGGCGAGGGGCCACGATACAGCCAGATGACGGTCTGCTACGCGGAGGACGAGGAGGACGCCATCGACACGGCTCACGAGTGGTGGCCCAACAGCGCCCTCACGGGCGAACTCAACTCGCAACTGCCGACGCCGACCCACTTCGAGCAGGCCTGCGAGATGGTCACCCGCGAGGATATCGCCGAGGGAAACATCATCACCGACCCGAACCCCGAAACGCACATCGAGAACCTGGAGGGGTTCGCGGACGCGGGGTACGACCACGTGTACGTCCATCAGATCGGTCCCGATCAGGAATCGTTCTTCCAGTTTTACGAGGAGGAAGTTCTGCCCGAGGTCGCGTGA
- the hisC gene encoding histidinol-phosphate transaminase translates to MEPRDLSAHIAYQAGRGIEEVARELDMDPDDLVKLASNENPFGPSPAAVEAIRNAAGNASSYPKASHTDLTARLAERWNVTPEQVWLANGGDGALDYLSRAMLDPGDAVLVPTPGFAYYGMSARYHHGEVNEYHLSPDDGFALTAETVLSDYDGERIVYLTSPHNPSGGRFSLDAVTEIAERVDENTLVLVDEAYGEYADAPSAISLLDERDDSDTSPDVSGNRASRDDVAVLRTFSKAYGLAGVRLGYAVVPEEWADAYARVNTPFAASELACRGGLAALTDDEHVEKSVETARWAREYIYDNLDAPTWEAHGNFVLADVGDGEASAVADAVQERGVILRDCTSFGLPNCVRITCGTKEETRRAVRELNEVLSP, encoded by the coding sequence ATGGAACCACGAGACCTCTCCGCGCATATCGCGTATCAGGCCGGACGGGGCATCGAGGAAGTCGCACGGGAACTCGACATGGACCCCGACGACCTCGTGAAACTCGCATCGAACGAGAACCCGTTCGGCCCGAGTCCGGCGGCGGTCGAGGCCATTCGGAACGCGGCCGGGAACGCCAGTAGCTACCCGAAAGCATCGCACACCGACCTCACCGCTCGCCTCGCCGAGCGGTGGAACGTCACGCCCGAACAGGTGTGGCTCGCCAACGGCGGCGACGGCGCGCTCGATTACCTCTCGCGCGCCATGCTCGACCCCGGCGATGCCGTCCTCGTCCCGACACCCGGCTTCGCCTACTACGGAATGAGCGCCCGCTACCACCACGGCGAGGTGAACGAATACCACCTCTCGCCCGACGACGGTTTCGCGCTGACCGCCGAGACCGTCCTTTCGGACTACGACGGCGAGCGAATCGTCTACCTGACCAGCCCACACAATCCATCCGGCGGGCGATTCTCGTTGGACGCGGTGACGGAAATCGCCGAGAGAGTGGATGAGAACACGCTCGTCCTCGTGGACGAGGCCTACGGCGAGTACGCCGATGCGCCGAGCGCGATTTCGCTGCTCGATGAACGGGACGACAGCGACACATCCCCCGATGTGTCTGGCAATCGCGCTTCGCGCGATGATGTCGCCGTTTTGCGCACCTTCTCGAAGGCCTACGGACTGGCGGGCGTCCGTCTCGGATACGCCGTCGTCCCCGAGGAGTGGGCCGACGCGTACGCACGGGTGAACACGCCCTTCGCCGCCAGCGAACTCGCCTGCCGGGGCGGCCTCGCGGCGCTCACCGACGACGAACACGTCGAGAAATCCGTCGAAACGGCTCGCTGGGCGCGCGAATACATCTACGACAATCTCGACGCGCCGACGTGGGAGGCCCACGGCAACTTCGTCCTCGCGGACGTCGGCGACGGGGAGGCGAGCGCGGTGGCCGACGCGGTACAGGAACGCGGCGTCATCCTCCGCGACTGCACGAGTTTCGGACTCCCGAACTGCGTGCGCATCACCTGCGGAACGAAGGAGGAAACGCGCCGCGCCGTCCGCGAACTCAACGAGGTGCTCTCCCCGTGA
- a CDS encoding adenylate kinase family protein, producing the protein MRVAVTGTPGTGKTTATELVESDLDVVHLNDAIREEGLHDGEDEERGSLYANLDAIREWLASRGDDLLVDSHLAHHFDADRVVVLRCHPEELSKRLRERGESDAKAEENAESEALDVILSETVAEHGPDSTYEIDTTDRTPEAVASDIEAVVRGERAPSAGTVDYLEYL; encoded by the coding sequence GTGAGGGTCGCCGTCACCGGGACGCCCGGAACCGGGAAGACGACCGCGACGGAACTGGTCGAATCCGACCTCGACGTCGTCCACCTGAACGACGCGATCCGTGAGGAAGGACTTCACGACGGCGAGGACGAGGAGCGCGGAAGCCTGTACGCGAACCTCGACGCGATTCGTGAATGGTTGGCGTCCCGGGGCGACGACCTGCTCGTCGATTCGCATTTGGCCCACCATTTCGATGCGGACCGGGTCGTCGTACTGCGCTGTCATCCCGAGGAGCTGTCGAAGCGGCTGCGTGAGCGAGGCGAGTCGGACGCGAAGGCGGAGGAGAACGCCGAGAGCGAAGCCCTGGACGTGATTCTCTCCGAAACGGTCGCGGAACACGGTCCCGATTCGACCTACGAAATCGACACGACCGACCGGACGCCCGAGGCCGTCGCGTCGGACATCGAAGCCGTCGTCAGAGGGGAGCGTGCACCTTCGGCCGGAACCGTCGATTATCTGGAGTACCTCTAA
- a CDS encoding CDP-alcohol phosphatidyltransferase family protein, with protein sequence MLDQLRPVANRALRPFVSASTSLGLTPNAVSIIAFVLAGGAGVAFYFGPDVPIWYLVGAILVFLNGWLDILDGALARELGTDSPAGDLLDHVLDRYADIILIVGFAAGIGDFVLGLAAVTGVLMTSYLGTQAQAVGLDRVYGGLLGRADRLALIGVVGAIAAFVQSIGGYSLVALLLGLFAVVGHLTALQRFYYSWRALA encoded by the coding sequence ATGCTCGACCAACTTCGTCCCGTCGCAAACCGCGCGCTTCGACCGTTCGTCTCGGCCTCGACGAGCCTCGGATTGACGCCCAACGCGGTGAGCATCATCGCGTTCGTCCTCGCCGGTGGTGCCGGGGTGGCGTTCTACTTCGGCCCGGACGTGCCCATCTGGTACCTCGTCGGTGCCATCCTCGTCTTCCTGAACGGCTGGCTCGACATCCTCGACGGTGCGCTCGCCCGCGAACTCGGTACCGACTCGCCCGCAGGCGACCTGCTCGACCACGTTCTCGACCGCTACGCCGACATCATCCTCATCGTCGGATTCGCGGCGGGAATCGGGGATTTCGTGCTCGGACTCGCCGCCGTGACGGGCGTGCTGATGACGTCGTATCTCGGCACGCAAGCCCAAGCGGTCGGATTGGACCGCGTGTACGGTGGTCTGCTCGGCCGTGCGGATCGGTTGGCGCTCATCGGCGTCGTCGGTGCGATCGCCGCGTTCGTTCAGTCCATCGGCGGCTACTCGTTGGTCGCCCTGTTGCTCGGCTTGTTCGCCGTCGTGGGGCACCTGACGGCGCTCCAGCGCTTTTACTACTCCTGGCGTGCCTTGGCCTGA
- a CDS encoding multiprotein bridging factor aMBF1 produces the protein MVQCEMCGAETASPKTIKVEGAELDVCDNCSDFGTEVKTQQTSTTSTKYSTSSSSSGDSNTGTGSTGSSGGRSRRHDMFDDMEEIAQDYDDRIRNARESTGLSQEELAKELNEKASLISKLEHGDILPSDSVQKKLEKKLDISLTAGSSGADDEEWSGGSSTGSYTLGDVVKRKD, from the coding sequence ATGGTTCAGTGTGAGATGTGCGGTGCCGAAACGGCGTCTCCCAAGACTATCAAAGTCGAAGGTGCGGAACTGGACGTGTGCGACAACTGTTCCGACTTCGGAACGGAAGTCAAGACACAGCAGACGTCCACCACCTCGACCAAGTATTCGACGTCCTCGTCGTCCTCGGGTGATTCGAACACCGGCACCGGTAGTACAGGGTCGTCCGGCGGACGCTCGCGCCGTCACGACATGTTCGACGACATGGAGGAGATCGCACAGGATTACGACGACAGAATCCGCAACGCGCGTGAATCCACCGGTCTGAGTCAAGAAGAACTCGCCAAGGAACTCAACGAGAAGGCGAGCCTCATCAGTAAGCTCGAACACGGTGACATCCTCCCCAGCGACAGCGTGCAGAAGAAACTGGAGAAGAAACTCGACATCAGCCTCACGGCTGGTAGCTCCGGCGCGGACGATGAGGAGTGGAGCGGCGGCAGTTCCACCGGCAGCTACACCCTCGGCGACGTCGTCAAGCGCAAGGACTGA